In one window of Streptomyces sp. FXJ1.172 DNA:
- a CDS encoding GuaB3 family IMP dehydrogenase-related protein: MTEIEIGRGKRGRRAYAFDDIAVVPSRRTRDPKEVSIAWQIDAYRFELPFLAAPMDSVVSPATAIRIGELGGLGVLNLEGLWTRHEDPQPLLDEIAELPSERATRRLQEIYAAPIKEELIGARIKEVRDSGVVTAAALSPQRTAQFSKAVVDAGVDIFVIRGTTVSAEHVSSSHEPLNLKQFIYELDVPVIVGGCATYTAALHLMRTGAAGVLVGFGGGAAHTTRNVLGIQVPMATAVADVAAARRDYMDESGGRYVHVIADGGVGWSGDLPKAIACGADAVMMGSPLARGTDAPGKGHHWGMEAVNEELPRGKKVDLGTVGTIEEILTGPSHTPDGSMNFFGALRRAMATTGYSELKEFQRVEVTVADSQHRR, from the coding sequence GTGACTGAGATCGAGATCGGGCGCGGCAAGCGCGGCCGCCGGGCGTACGCCTTCGACGACATCGCCGTCGTCCCCAGCCGCCGTACGCGGGACCCGAAGGAGGTCTCGATCGCCTGGCAGATCGACGCCTACCGCTTCGAGCTGCCGTTCCTGGCCGCCCCCATGGACTCGGTGGTCTCCCCGGCGACCGCGATCCGCATCGGTGAGCTGGGCGGCCTGGGCGTCCTCAACCTCGAGGGCCTGTGGACGCGGCACGAAGACCCGCAGCCGCTGCTGGACGAGATCGCCGAACTGCCCTCCGAGCGTGCGACCCGCCGCCTGCAGGAGATCTACGCGGCGCCGATCAAGGAGGAGCTGATCGGTGCCCGCATCAAGGAGGTGCGCGACTCCGGCGTGGTCACGGCGGCCGCGCTCTCCCCGCAGCGCACCGCCCAGTTCTCCAAGGCGGTCGTGGACGCGGGCGTGGACATCTTCGTCATCCGCGGTACGACGGTCTCGGCGGAGCACGTGTCGTCCTCGCACGAGCCGCTGAACCTGAAGCAGTTCATCTACGAGCTGGACGTCCCGGTGATCGTCGGCGGCTGTGCCACCTACACCGCCGCCCTGCACCTGATGCGCACCGGCGCGGCCGGTGTCCTGGTGGGCTTCGGCGGCGGCGCCGCGCACACCACGCGCAACGTCCTGGGCATCCAGGTCCCGATGGCGACCGCGGTGGCGGACGTGGCCGCGGCCCGCCGTGACTACATGGACGAGTCCGGCGGCCGGTACGTGCACGTGATCGCGGACGGCGGCGTCGGCTGGTCCGGCGACCTGCCCAAGGCGATCGCCTGCGGCGCCGACGCGGTGATGATGGGCTCTCCGCTGGCCCGCGGCACGGACGCGCCCGGCAAGGGCCACCACTGGGGCATGGAGGCGGTCAACGAGGAGCTGCCCCGCGGCAAGAAGGTCGACCTCGGCACGGTCGGCACGATCGAGGAGATCCTCACCGGCCCGTCCCACACCCCCGACGGCTCGATGAACTTCTTCGGCGCCCTGCGCCGCGCCATGGCCACGACTGGCTACAGCGAGCTGAAGGAGTTCCAGCGGGTCGAGGTCACGGTCGCGGACAGCCAGCACCGCCGCTGA
- a CDS encoding response regulator transcription factor — translation MTSVLVCDDSPLAREALRRAVATVPGVERVTTAANGEEVLRRWGADRSDLILMDVRMPGLGGVETVRRLLSADPGARIIMLTVAEDLDGVALAVAAGARGYLHKDASRAELRATVTQALADPTWRLAPRRLRSAEMGAAPTLTAREIQVLEGMSHGRSNAEIGRELFLSEDTVKTHARRLFKKLGASDRAHAVALGFRWGLVR, via the coding sequence ATGACATCCGTCCTCGTCTGCGACGACTCCCCGCTTGCCCGAGAGGCGCTGCGCCGCGCGGTGGCGACCGTGCCCGGTGTCGAGCGTGTGACGACGGCGGCCAACGGCGAGGAAGTCCTCCGCCGCTGGGGCGCCGACCGCTCCGACCTCATCCTTATGGACGTGCGCATGCCCGGTCTGGGCGGCGTGGAAACCGTGCGCCGGCTGCTGTCCGCCGACCCGGGCGCGCGCATCATCATGCTCACCGTCGCCGAGGACCTCGACGGCGTGGCCCTCGCGGTGGCCGCCGGCGCCCGGGGCTATCTGCACAAGGACGCCTCGCGGGCGGAGCTGCGTGCCACGGTGACGCAGGCGCTGGCCGACCCGACCTGGCGGCTGGCCCCGCGCCGGCTCCGGTCGGCCGAGATGGGCGCCGCGCCCACGCTCACCGCGCGCGAGATCCAGGTCCTGGAGGGCATGAGTCACGGCCGCTCCAACGCGGAGATCGGCCGCGAGCTGTTCCTCTCCGAGGACACCGTCAAGACGCACGCGCGCCGCCTGTTCAAGAAGCTCGGCGCCTCGGACCGGGCCCACGCGGTGGCGCTCGGCTTCCGCTGGGGACTGGTCCGGTAG
- a CDS encoding nucleotide sugar dehydrogenase produces the protein MPADLAVIGLGPYGLPLAQAAVAAGIHTVGYATGPEAGSLSPAELRRMHSTGFRPGTDPALLGRVRTAVICAPTPRGADGGLDLGQVEGAARTLAERLRPHTTVILESPVLPGTTEEFLLPLLEKGSGLRAGRDFHLAYSPSRVDPGNRDHTPANTPKVIGGLTPACTESAAAFYGRLTDKVVRARGLREAETVQLLETNFRHVNIALVNEMAVLCHELGVDLWDVIRCAETKPFGFEPFRPGPGVGGHGVPQDLTGHATRTLRIVELAQQVNHRMPRYVVQRAATLLNEHGKSARGARVLLLGITYKADLADLQGTPAQEIAIRLMELGASVSYHDPYVSAWSVLDRPVPRADSLYEAATDADLTILLQQHRTYDLQGLSVKAQLLLDTRGATPTGAAHRL, from the coding sequence ATGCCCGCAGACCTCGCTGTCATCGGACTCGGCCCCTACGGATTGCCGCTCGCCCAGGCCGCCGTCGCCGCCGGCATCCACACCGTCGGCTACGCCACCGGTCCGGAGGCGGGCTCCCTCAGCCCCGCAGAGCTGCGCCGGATGCACTCCACGGGCTTCCGGCCCGGCACCGACCCCGCCCTGCTCGGCCGGGTGCGCACCGCCGTGATCTGTGCGCCGACCCCGCGCGGCGCCGACGGCGGACTCGACCTCGGCCAGGTGGAGGGCGCCGCCCGCACCCTGGCCGAGCGGCTGCGTCCGCACACCACGGTCATCCTGGAGTCACCCGTACTGCCCGGCACGACCGAGGAGTTCCTGCTCCCCCTGCTGGAGAAGGGTTCGGGGCTGCGCGCGGGCCGCGACTTCCATCTCGCCTACTCGCCGAGCCGCGTCGACCCCGGCAACCGCGACCACACCCCCGCCAACACCCCCAAGGTCATCGGCGGCCTCACCCCGGCCTGCACCGAGTCGGCCGCCGCGTTCTACGGCCGGCTCACCGACAAGGTGGTACGCGCGCGTGGACTGCGCGAGGCGGAGACCGTGCAGCTGCTGGAGACCAACTTCCGGCACGTCAACATCGCGCTCGTCAACGAGATGGCGGTCCTGTGCCATGAACTGGGCGTCGACCTTTGGGACGTCATCCGGTGCGCGGAGACCAAGCCGTTCGGATTCGAGCCGTTCCGCCCGGGGCCCGGCGTCGGCGGACACGGCGTTCCCCAGGACCTGACCGGCCACGCCACCCGCACCCTGCGCATCGTGGAGCTGGCCCAGCAGGTCAACCACCGCATGCCCCGCTACGTCGTCCAGCGCGCCGCCACCCTCCTCAACGAACACGGCAAGTCCGCCCGGGGCGCGCGCGTGCTGCTGCTCGGCATCACCTACAAGGCCGACCTCGCCGACCTGCAGGGCACTCCGGCCCAGGAGATCGCGATCCGGCTGATGGAACTGGGCGCCTCGGTGAGCTACCACGACCCGTACGTGTCCGCGTGGAGCGTGCTGGACCGCCCGGTCCCGCGCGCGGACTCGCTCTACGAGGCGGCCACGGACGCGGACCTGACGATCCTGCTCCAGCAGCACCGGACCTACGACCTGCAGGGCCTGTCGGTGAAGGCCCAGTTGCTGCTGGACACCCGCGGGGCGACCCCGACGGGGGCGGCGCACCGGCTCTGA
- the guaB gene encoding IMP dehydrogenase → MTANVDGVPGKFATLGLTYDDVLLLPGASEVLPNAVDTSSRISRNVRVNIPLLSAAMDKVTESRMAIAMARLGGVGVLHRNLSVEDQVNQVDLVKRSESGMVTDPITVHPEATLAEADALCAKFRISGVPVTDPAGKLLGIVTNRDMAFESDRSRRVHEVMTPMPLVTGKVGISGSEAMELLRKHKIEKLPLVDDEGVLKGLITVKDFVKAEQYPNAAKDAEGRLLVGAAVGASPEALERAQALAEAGVDFLVVDTSHGHNSNALSWMSKIKSSVNVDVVGGNVATRDGAQALIDAGVDGIKVGVGPGSICTTRVVAGIGVPQVTAIYEASLAARPAGIPLIGDGGLQYSGDIGKALAAGADTVMLGSLLAGCEESPGELLFINGKQFKSYRGMGSLGAMQSRGQGRSYSKDRYFQADVTADEKLVPEGVEGQVPYRGPLANVLHQLVGGLRQTMGYVGAATIGEMESKGRFVRITSAGLKESHPHDIQMTVEAPNYSTKG, encoded by the coding sequence ATGACTGCCAACGTCGACGGAGTGCCCGGTAAATTCGCGACACTCGGGCTGACCTACGACGACGTGCTGCTGCTGCCGGGCGCATCCGAGGTGCTCCCCAACGCGGTCGACACCTCGTCCCGCATCTCCCGCAACGTCCGGGTGAACATCCCGCTGCTGTCGGCGGCGATGGACAAAGTGACCGAGTCCCGTATGGCGATCGCGATGGCCCGGCTGGGCGGTGTCGGTGTGCTGCACCGCAACCTGTCCGTCGAGGACCAGGTCAACCAGGTCGACCTGGTGAAGCGGTCGGAGTCCGGCATGGTCACCGACCCGATCACGGTGCACCCCGAGGCCACGCTCGCCGAGGCGGACGCGCTGTGCGCGAAGTTCCGCATCAGCGGTGTTCCGGTCACCGATCCGGCCGGCAAGCTGCTCGGCATCGTGACCAACCGTGACATGGCCTTCGAGAGCGACCGCAGCCGCCGGGTGCACGAGGTCATGACCCCGATGCCGCTGGTCACCGGCAAGGTCGGCATCTCCGGCTCCGAGGCCATGGAGCTGCTGCGCAAGCACAAGATCGAGAAGCTGCCGCTGGTGGACGACGAGGGCGTCCTGAAGGGCCTGATCACGGTCAAGGACTTCGTCAAGGCGGAGCAGTACCCCAACGCGGCGAAGGACGCCGAGGGCCGGCTGCTCGTCGGTGCCGCGGTCGGCGCCAGCCCGGAGGCGCTGGAGCGCGCCCAGGCGCTCGCCGAGGCCGGTGTGGACTTCCTGGTCGTCGACACCTCGCACGGCCACAACAGCAACGCCCTGAGCTGGATGTCGAAGATCAAGTCGAGCGTGAACGTCGACGTGGTCGGCGGCAACGTCGCCACGCGCGACGGCGCCCAGGCGCTGATCGACGCCGGTGTGGACGGCATCAAGGTGGGCGTGGGCCCGGGCTCCATCTGCACCACCCGTGTGGTCGCCGGCATCGGTGTCCCCCAGGTCACGGCCATCTACGAGGCGTCCCTCGCGGCCCGCCCCGCCGGCATCCCGCTGATCGGCGACGGCGGTCTGCAGTACTCCGGCGACATCGGCAAGGCGCTGGCCGCCGGCGCCGACACGGTGATGCTGGGCAGCCTCCTCGCCGGCTGCGAGGAGTCCCCGGGCGAGCTGCTCTTCATCAACGGCAAGCAGTTCAAGTCGTACCGCGGCATGGGCTCGCTGGGTGCGATGCAGTCCCGCGGCCAGGGCAGGTCGTACTCGAAGGACCGCTACTTCCAGGCCGACGTGACCGCCGACGAGAAGCTCGTGCCCGAGGGCGTCGAGGGCCAGGTGCCCTACCGCGGTCCGCTCGCCAACGTCCTGCACCAGCTCGTCGGCGGCCTGCGCCAGACCATGGGCTACGTCGGCGCCGCCACGATCGGCGAGATGGAGTCCAAGGGCCGGTTCGTGCGGATCACGTCGGCGGGCCTGAAGGAGAGCCACCCGCACGACATCCAGATGACGGTCGAGGCGCCGAACTACAGCACCAAGGGCTGA
- a CDS encoding LysR family transcriptional regulator, which produces MIEARHLRVLRAVATTGSFSAAGRELGCTQPAVSQQMKALEASVGTPLLVRSGREMRLTQAGEALVRHASGILAGLTAAEEEVAAIAGLRAGRVRLVSFPSGSSTLVPTALAALRAAHPGTRVFLEEAEPPKSVTLLREGDCDLALAFRYEGAAVAEDWDDLVVRPLLTDRLVGLVPERHRLARAESVAIGELAEEPWIAGCPRCRGQLVEVCEGAGFTPRIDFATDDYPAVAGLVGAGLGVAVLPQLAVESVRPRGVRTVRLEPAVRREVVALTLPDLAHVPAVAATLEQLARAATRTQGR; this is translated from the coding sequence GTGATAGAGGCCCGTCATCTCCGCGTCCTGCGCGCCGTCGCCACCACCGGTTCCTTCTCGGCGGCGGGGCGCGAGCTGGGCTGCACCCAGCCCGCCGTCAGCCAGCAGATGAAGGCCCTGGAGGCCTCGGTCGGCACGCCGCTGCTGGTCCGCAGCGGCCGAGAGATGCGCCTGACCCAGGCCGGTGAGGCCCTCGTCCGCCACGCCTCCGGCATCCTCGCCGGGCTCACCGCCGCCGAGGAGGAGGTCGCCGCCATCGCGGGCCTCAGGGCCGGCCGGGTCCGGCTGGTCTCCTTCCCCAGCGGCAGCTCCACCCTGGTCCCCACCGCGCTGGCCGCCCTGCGCGCCGCCCACCCCGGCACCCGCGTCTTCCTGGAGGAGGCCGAGCCCCCGAAGTCGGTGACCCTGCTGCGCGAGGGCGACTGCGACCTGGCGCTCGCGTTCCGCTACGAGGGCGCGGCCGTCGCCGAGGACTGGGACGACCTGGTCGTACGCCCCCTGCTGACGGACCGCCTGGTGGGCCTGGTGCCCGAGCGGCACCGCCTCGCGCGCGCGGAGAGTGTCGCCATCGGCGAACTGGCCGAGGAGCCCTGGATCGCGGGCTGCCCGCGCTGCCGGGGTCAGCTGGTCGAGGTCTGTGAAGGGGCCGGCTTCACCCCGCGCATCGACTTCGCCACGGACGACTACCCGGCCGTGGCCGGCCTGGTCGGCGCGGGCCTCGGGGTGGCCGTACTGCCGCAGCTCGCGGTGGAGTCGGTGCGGCCGAGGGGCGTGCGCACGGTGCGGCTGGAGCCGGCGGTGCGCCGCGAGGTCGTCGCCCTCACGCTGCCCGACCTGGCCCACGTGCCGGCCGTGGCGGCGACGCTGGAGCAGCTGGCCCGGGCGGCCACGCGCACGCAGGGACGCTAG
- a CDS encoding SDR family NAD(P)-dependent oxidoreductase, producing MTTALITGSTAGIGAAFARRLAADGHDLVLVARDTKRLREQATELHDRHGIEVEVLSADLSEDKGIETVADRLGDRKNPVDLLVNNAGFGNKGRYLDVAMTDELRMLKVHCEAVLRLTSAAAEAMRERRRGGIVNVASVAAFVPRGTYGASKAWVVQFTQGAARDLAGSGVRLMALCPGFVRTEFHQRAGMGTDNIPGWMWLDADKLVAAALADLARGKSLSIPDPRYKTLMGLVKVTPRGLLGGISSRTGRKYGPQ from the coding sequence ATGACAACGGCTCTGATTACGGGATCGACCGCGGGGATCGGCGCCGCGTTCGCGCGGCGGCTGGCGGCGGACGGGCACGACCTCGTCCTGGTGGCACGGGACACCAAGCGGCTGCGCGAGCAGGCGACCGAACTGCACGACCGGCACGGCATCGAGGTGGAGGTGCTGAGCGCCGACCTGTCCGAGGACAAGGGCATCGAGACGGTGGCCGACCGGCTCGGTGACCGGAAGAACCCGGTCGACCTGCTGGTCAACAACGCCGGGTTCGGCAACAAGGGCCGCTATCTGGACGTGGCCATGACCGACGAGCTGAGGATGCTCAAGGTGCACTGCGAGGCGGTGCTCCGGCTGACGTCGGCGGCGGCCGAGGCGATGCGCGAGCGGCGCCGGGGCGGGATCGTCAACGTCGCCTCCGTGGCCGCCTTCGTGCCGCGCGGCACGTACGGCGCCTCCAAGGCGTGGGTCGTGCAGTTCACGCAGGGCGCGGCCCGGGACCTGGCGGGCAGCGGCGTCCGTCTGATGGCCCTGTGCCCCGGCTTCGTACGCACCGAGTTCCACCAGCGGGCCGGGATGGGCACGGACAACATCCCGGGCTGGATGTGGCTGGACGCCGACAAGCTGGTCGCGGCGGCCCTGGCCGACCTGGCCCGCGGGAAATCGTTGTCGATCCCCGACCCGCGCTACAAGACGCTGATGGGCCTGGTGAAGGTGACGCCCCGTGGGCTCCTGGGCGGGATCTCCTCGAGGACGGGCCGCAAGTACGGGCCGCAGTAG
- a CDS encoding WhiB family transcriptional regulator yields MADFSRLPGPNADLWDWQLLAACRGVDSSLFFHPEGERGAARSARENSAKEVCMRCPVRAECAAHALAVREPYGVWGGLTEDEREELMGRARNRLVSASTTSGDTASSH; encoded by the coding sequence ATGGCAGATTTCTCCCGCCTTCCCGGACCGAACGCTGACCTGTGGGACTGGCAGCTGCTGGCTGCCTGCCGCGGGGTGGACAGCTCGCTCTTCTTCCACCCGGAGGGCGAGCGCGGGGCGGCTCGGAGCGCTCGTGAGAACTCGGCCAAAGAGGTCTGCATGAGGTGCCCCGTCCGTGCGGAGTGCGCGGCGCACGCGCTGGCGGTGCGCGAGCCGTACGGCGTGTGGGGCGGCCTGACCGAGGACGAACGCGAAGAGTTGATGGGACGGGCTCGTAACCGCCTGGTGTCGGCGTCGACCACCAGCGGGGACACCGCCTCGAGCCATTGA
- a CDS encoding sigma-70 family RNA polymerase sigma factor gives MREDDAGTAHGAIGALVHRAVDGDEQATHDLLAHVHPLALRYCRTRLSRLPGDARHFVEDLAQEVCVAVLLALPRYRDTGRPFEAFVFAIASHKVADLQRAAMRHPGSTAVPSDEMPERPDDSLGPEERALLSSDAAWAKKLLANLPENQRELLLLRIAVGLTAEETGQMLGMSPGAVRVAQHRALSRLRALAEQ, from the coding sequence ATGCGCGAGGACGATGCGGGCACGGCCCACGGGGCGATCGGTGCGCTCGTGCATCGCGCCGTCGACGGCGACGAGCAGGCCACGCACGATCTGCTCGCCCATGTCCACCCCCTCGCGCTGCGCTACTGCCGCACCCGGCTGTCCCGGCTCCCGGGCGACGCGCGCCACTTCGTCGAGGACCTCGCCCAGGAGGTCTGCGTAGCCGTCCTCCTCGCCCTGCCCCGCTACCGCGACACCGGCCGCCCCTTCGAGGCGTTCGTCTTCGCCATCGCCTCGCACAAGGTCGCCGACCTGCAGCGCGCGGCGATGCGCCACCCGGGCTCCACGGCCGTCCCCTCGGACGAGATGCCCGAGCGCCCCGACGACTCCCTCGGCCCCGAGGAGCGCGCCCTGCTCAGCAGCGATGCCGCCTGGGCCAAGAAGCTGCTGGCCAACCTCCCCGAGAACCAGCGCGAACTGCTCCTGCTGCGTATCGCCGTGGGCTTGACCGCGGAGGAGACCGGGCAGATGTTGGGAATGTCACCCGGCGCCGTCCGGGTCGCCCAGCACAGGGCGCTGAGCCGCCTGCGCGCGCTCGCCGAGCAGTAA
- a CDS encoding glycerol-3-phosphate dehydrogenase/oxidase, which produces MRTATLGPEQRAEALAAMAERELDLLVVGGGVVGAGTALDAVTRGLSTGLVEARDWASGTSSRSSKLIHGGLRYLEMLDFALVREALKERGLLLERLAPHLVKPVPFLYPLQHKGWERLYAGSGVALYDAMSMARGHGRGLPLHRHLTHRHALRVAPCLKKDALVGALQYYDAQMDDARFVATLVRTAASYGAKVANRARVSGFLREGDRVVGARVQDVEGGGEYEIRAKQIVNATGVWTDDTQAMVGERGQFHVRASKGIHLVVPKDRIHSTTGLILRTEKSVLFVIPWGRHWIIGTTDTDWDLDKAHPAASSADIDYLLEHVNSVLAVPLGRDDVQGVYAGLRPLLAGESDATSKLSREHTVAHPAPGLVVVAGGKYTTYRVMAKDAVDEAVHGLDMRVADCVTEETPLLGAEGYQALWNARARIAARTGLHVARVEHLLNRYGSMAEEVLDLVAADPALGEPLAAADDYLRAEVVYAASHEGARHLDDALTRRTRISIETFDRGTRSAREAAGLMAPVLGWDKDQIEREVEHYEKRVEAERESQLQPDDLTADAARLGAPDIVPL; this is translated from the coding sequence GTGAGGACAGCGACACTGGGGCCGGAGCAGCGTGCCGAGGCACTGGCGGCGATGGCGGAGCGGGAGCTGGACCTGCTGGTGGTCGGCGGCGGAGTCGTCGGTGCCGGAACGGCGCTGGACGCCGTCACGCGAGGCCTGTCCACCGGCCTGGTCGAGGCCCGCGACTGGGCGTCCGGCACCTCCAGCCGCTCCAGCAAACTCATCCACGGCGGTCTGCGCTACCTGGAGATGCTCGACTTCGCGCTGGTCCGCGAGGCCTTGAAGGAGCGCGGCCTGCTCCTGGAGCGGCTCGCCCCGCACCTGGTCAAGCCGGTGCCGTTCCTCTACCCGCTCCAGCACAAGGGCTGGGAGCGGCTCTACGCCGGTTCCGGCGTGGCCTTGTACGACGCGATGTCCATGGCGCGCGGCCACGGCCGGGGCCTGCCTCTGCACCGTCACCTGACCCACCGTCACGCCCTGCGCGTCGCCCCCTGCCTGAAGAAGGACGCCCTGGTCGGCGCCCTGCAGTACTACGACGCCCAGATGGACGACGCCCGCTTCGTGGCCACCTTGGTGCGCACCGCGGCGTCCTACGGCGCGAAGGTGGCCAACCGCGCGCGCGTGAGCGGGTTCCTGCGCGAGGGCGACCGGGTCGTCGGCGCGCGCGTGCAGGACGTGGAGGGCGGCGGGGAGTACGAGATCCGCGCCAAGCAGATCGTCAACGCGACCGGCGTGTGGACCGACGACACACAGGCCATGGTGGGCGAGCGCGGCCAGTTCCACGTCCGCGCCTCCAAGGGCATCCACCTGGTCGTGCCCAAGGACCGCATCCACTCCACCACCGGCCTCATCCTGCGCACCGAGAAGTCCGTCCTCTTCGTCATCCCCTGGGGCCGGCACTGGATCATCGGCACCACGGACACCGACTGGGACCTCGACAAGGCCCACCCGGCCGCGTCCAGCGCCGACATCGACTACCTGCTGGAACACGTCAATTCGGTGCTGGCCGTGCCGCTCGGCCGCGACGACGTGCAGGGGGTGTACGCCGGACTGCGCCCGCTGCTGGCCGGGGAGTCCGACGCCACCAGCAAGCTGTCCCGGGAACACACGGTCGCCCACCCGGCGCCAGGGCTCGTGGTCGTCGCGGGCGGCAAGTACACCACCTACCGGGTGATGGCCAAGGACGCCGTCGACGAGGCGGTGCACGGCCTGGACATGCGCGTCGCCGACTGCGTGACGGAGGAGACCCCGCTGCTGGGCGCGGAGGGGTACCAGGCGCTGTGGAACGCGCGAGCGCGGATCGCCGCCCGCACCGGACTGCACGTGGCCCGCGTCGAGCACCTCCTGAACCGATACGGCTCCATGGCCGAGGAGGTCCTGGACCTCGTCGCCGCCGACCCCGCCCTGGGCGAGCCGCTCGCGGCCGCCGACGACTATCTGCGCGCCGAGGTGGTGTACGCCGCCTCGCACGAGGGCGCCCGGCACCTGGACGACGCGCTGACCCGCCGTACCCGCATCTCCATCGAGACCTTCGACCGGGGCACGCGCAGCGCCCGTGAGGCGGCCGGGCTGATGGCGCCGGTCCTCGGCTGGGACAAGGACCAGATCGAGCGCGAGGTCGAGCACTACGAGAAGCGGGTGGAGGCCGAGCGTGAGTCCCAGCTCCAGCCCGACGACCTGACGGCGGACGCGGCCCGGCTGGGCGCGCCGGACATCGTGCCGCTGTAG
- a CDS encoding MOSC domain-containing protein: MKVLSVNLGRPQPVPYTDQAEGVTGIDKRPAEGPVRVAAPGPKGVGASGLAGDSVCDLRHHGGDEQAVYAFAREDLDDWERELDRSLANGCFGENLTTEGLEVSRALIGERWRIGGGLVLEVTSGRIPCRTFQGHLGERGWVKRFTRKAATGAYLRVIEPGEIRAGDPVEVVYRPDHGVTVEMQFRAVTTEQELLPRLLVAGEALHSEALARARKYVAAQQG, encoded by the coding sequence ATGAAGGTTCTCTCGGTCAATCTGGGCCGCCCGCAGCCGGTGCCGTACACGGACCAGGCGGAGGGCGTGACGGGCATCGACAAGAGGCCGGCCGAGGGGCCGGTGCGGGTGGCGGCGCCGGGCCCCAAGGGGGTCGGCGCGAGCGGGCTCGCCGGAGACTCCGTGTGCGACCTGCGGCATCACGGCGGGGACGAGCAGGCGGTGTACGCGTTCGCGCGCGAGGACCTCGACGACTGGGAGCGCGAACTCGACAGATCGTTGGCCAATGGTTGCTTCGGGGAGAACCTGACGACGGAGGGGCTGGAGGTCTCCCGGGCGCTGATCGGAGAGCGCTGGCGGATCGGCGGCGGCCTCGTCCTGGAGGTGACCTCGGGCCGGATTCCGTGCCGTACGTTCCAGGGCCATCTGGGCGAGCGCGGCTGGGTCAAGAGATTCACCCGGAAGGCCGCGACGGGTGCCTACCTCCGGGTGATCGAACCGGGTGAGATCCGGGCGGGCGATCCGGTCGAGGTCGTGTACCGGCCGGACCACGGGGTGACGGTGGAGATGCAGTTCCGCGCGGTCACCACCGAGCAGGAACTCCTCCCGCGGCTGCTCGTGGCGGGCGAGGCGCTGCACTCGGAGGCGCTGGCGCGGGCGCGCAAGTACGTGGCGGCGCAGCAGGGCTGA
- a CDS encoding serine hydrolase domain-containing protein, with protein sequence MPTLRTLLSIPVSLALLLAAATLRTGSPVASPAAGADAVLPRLVTSGGAPAAALLDLSRGRFHFAAAGQGIGRADHFRAGSLTKTFIATTVLQLAAEHRLSLSDPVERHLPGLLRGPGADGRHITLRALLTHTSGLADFTEATHGTVPLTPLQAVRIALALPPARPGRYSYSNTDYVLLGMTIRQVTGHSYATEAERRILAPLRLTGTSFPGSRTTLPAPHGRAFAADGSDVTGLDPRVAGAAGELVSTLADLDRFYAALLGGRLLPSRRLREMLDTRTAHGSYGMGVFPVRLPCGITVWGHNGRISGSYVRSAATADGRRVLTFRVNTDAIADPRLEPALLAAGFCPRTW encoded by the coding sequence ATGCCGACGCTTCGGACACTCCTGTCCATACCGGTGTCCCTGGCGCTGCTGCTCGCTGCGGCCACGCTCCGGACCGGTTCCCCGGTGGCCTCCCCGGCCGCCGGTGCGGACGCCGTCCTGCCGCGGCTCGTCACCTCCGGCGGGGCTCCCGCCGCGGCCCTGCTGGACCTCAGCCGAGGCCGCTTCCACTTCGCGGCCGCAGGACAGGGCATCGGCCGCGCCGACCACTTCCGCGCCGGCAGCCTCACCAAGACCTTCATCGCGACGACCGTGCTCCAACTGGCCGCGGAGCACCGGCTCTCGCTGTCCGACCCGGTGGAACGGCACCTGCCGGGGCTGCTGCGCGGCCCCGGCGCCGACGGCCGGCACATCACCCTGCGCGCCCTGCTCACCCACACCAGCGGGCTGGCCGACTTCACCGAAGCCACCCATGGCACCGTGCCCCTGACGCCGCTTCAGGCCGTCCGCATCGCTCTCGCCCTCCCTCCGGCCCGCCCGGGCCGCTATTCCTACTCCAACACCGACTACGTCCTGCTCGGCATGACCATCCGCCAGGTCACCGGCCACTCCTACGCCACCGAGGCCGAGCGCCGCATCCTCGCTCCGCTGCGTCTGACGGGCACCTCCTTTCCGGGATCCCGTACGACCCTGCCCGCTCCGCACGGCCGTGCCTTCGCCGCCGACGGCTCCGACGTCACCGGGCTCGACCCGCGCGTGGCCGGCGCGGCGGGTGAGCTGGTGAGCACGCTCGCCGACCTCGACCGCTTCTACGCGGCGCTGCTCGGCGGCCGGCTACTGCCCTCGCGCCGGCTGCGCGAGATGCTCGACACCCGTACCGCACACGGCTCGTACGGCATGGGGGTCTTTCCGGTGAGGCTTCCGTGCGGCATCACGGTGTGGGGGCACAACGGCCGGATATCCGGAAGCTACGTGCGCAGCGCAGCCACCGCCGACGGCCGCCGTGTCCTCACCTTCCGCGTGAACACGGACGCGATCGCAGACCCCCGCCTCGAACCGGCCTTGCTCGCCGCCGGGTTCTGCCCTCGCACCTGGTAG